In the Helianthus annuus cultivar XRQ/B chromosome 11, HanXRQr2.0-SUNRISE, whole genome shotgun sequence genome, one interval contains:
- the LOC110888346 gene encoding uncharacterized protein LOC110888346, producing the protein MPKYSKFMRDFLTHKRKIETLQLVNLSEECSAVLLNKLPQKKIDPGSFTIPCSNWGSPICNAPADLGASINLMPASMFDRLGLGKTSPTKMSIQLVDRSIKYPQGFAKNLLVKVGDFVFPADFVILDMEEDTVVPLILRRPFLATAHAMVDMNGGKLTLRVGDMNGRRQRPGQLHEYHRLKLG; encoded by the coding sequence atgcctaaatattcaaaatttatgagagACTTTCTCACTCACAAGAGGAAAATTGAAACACTGCAATTAGTTAATTTGAGTGAAGAATGCTCCGCCGTACTACTtaacaaactcccacaaaagaaaaTCGACCCCGGAAGCTTCACCATCCCTTGTTCTAATTGGGGATCACCCATATGCAATGCGCCagccgatcttggggctagcatcaatctcatgcccgcatcaatgtttgaCCGACTCGGACTAGGTAAAACAAGCCCCACaaagatgagcatacaactcgtTGATAGGTCTATCAAGTATCCACAAGGTTTCGCCAAAAATCTGTTGGTAAAAGTCGGAGACTTTGTCTTCCCggctgactttgtcatactagatatggaggaagataccgTAGTACCACTCATCCTAAGAAGACCATTCCTAGCCACCGCTCACGCAATGGTGGACATGAATGGTGGGAAATTAACATTGAGGGTTGGGGACATGAATGGTAGAAGAcaacgacccggtcaactacatgaataTCATAGACTCAAGCTTGGTTGA